One Ostrea edulis chromosome 6, xbOstEdul1.1, whole genome shotgun sequence genomic window, AAcgtttcagtaaaataaaataaaaaaaacttccaaGTTAAGCATTAATGAACATCTTGGAACATTATAAATCGTACAATTCAAACTTTGATGTTCTACTAAATCAACGGGGCCGTATGTCACAGTtaaagtagggggggggggttcttttCGAAAGAACATAAAACAAACTAACAAACCAACAAAACACGTTGTAATAAATTAGGTTTGAAAAACCAATGTGTAAGAACTTCAGGAAGGGTATCAGAAGTGAGGAAATCAGATCCAAGCGATGTGTTACATACGCACTATACCTCCCAGACGGGTAAGGGTAAGACAACCTAACAATGGTGTACATACCGTATAACGGTTTTTtccgcgggtctaaaatttggcaatTTGCTGACTTAAAGGTATGCTGATAAATTTAGCGGAATCAATTTTGGCGGATAAGGAAGGGTTATCTCTCTCGCAATtaggtgcatatttggcgagtaAAAGTTTGGGGGAAAGGCTATCTAACCGCTAATAAGTCAAATTCATCAACCAGCAAGAAAAAAAATCCGCTATGCGGTATAAGAACATCATGAAATTCACGAAAATAGTGTCCCCGAATAAAACAAAAGGGTAAGTTGATGAGGTTAGGAAATGCTAGACAATCTAGTAAATGTCGGAGAAGTCCTATCCAGCCACAAAGAATAAAAGAGAAGAGTGAACTGGCtagaaatcacaaaaatatggtGAGAGGTATAATAGTTgagatagtacatgtatatgggttatgagattgatcactgttcgttaccttcacctttcatagtgaTAAGCAGCAGAAAGAGTAAATCTAAAGGTGAGATACGCGATTCATTCAGTTAAGCATAGACATCTTTCAAATATATGTTGGGGAAGAGATTAATCAGTTAGTTTATAGAAACCACTATCCTGTTGGCACATCACATGAAACTATCATGCCCATGCGTACCATTACCAATGTGGACACTATCTAACAgacataaatctaaataaagaaaattgtaatagacatgtattggttttttttttataaagttagTTGAAGTCTAGGATCCAAGATAAGTTATTGGGCTTGAGCGATAGAAACAAATTTTCAGGGATACGATTATTCAAGTTTTATGTATATCGTATGTGATgcaaagaaaaatgaaatttagggTAATTGATGCACTTGAAACAGTTTAACTGTTTGCTTGCTTTgttcgtgatttttttttataatatgtaATCTAGCTCCAGTATATGGACTGAATATTCTTCGAAATGTAACAATATTAAATATTCGCATTTATTTGACATATGTACGTATTCATTTGACAGATTCCCAAAGAGCACAACGAGTCCTTCAAACTCCGTCCGATGATCCTCCGCCTTATCCAGGGAAATATTCCAAAACCAACATTAATTATCTTCCTTCTTACGACTCGGCTATCAAGATGGCACCTGAATTGCGCATATGCGATAATACTGGAATGACCTTGTCTACGCAATTTTGTGATGAAAATGATACGTCAGATTATAATGATATAAGTAATGAAGAGACGCAGAATTTACAGGAAGACTCTAGTGACAGAAATGTGTGTCTCTCTTCTCCGATTAGCCCTGGACTTTTAGCAGATCATGAATTCCAATATACCAGAACTTTAACAGGCTTACAACAGGGTTTTCAATGAAGAAATAGAAGACCTGTTATATCATTCAAATATCCTATAAGAAGAAGTCAATGTGACGAAGATGGAAATATCGGAAGCGAGTTATAAAAAAGacaagtttaagattttttttctctcttgttGATATCAAGTAcacctgtttttttttttatagaattaTCTGATCAGAAGATTGTATagtaataaaacaaatacatggCCTTTATGATAAAGTTGGGTGTTTGAAACTTAACGTTTTGCCTCATGTAGCAAAGCGTTAGTGAAAAATTATTAAGAGACTAATAAAAACTCCTGTGGAACTAGAAAGCACGATCTGTAGGTTACCAACTTACATAATGTAATGCCTTAATAAAAATGCGGAGATCAGtctcatgcaaggtgaagataacaaacagtgatcaatctcataactcctacaagcaatacaaaataaatagttgggcaaacacagatccctggacacaccagaggtgggatcaggtgcctaggagaagtaagcaccccctgttgaccggtcacacccgccgtgagccctatatcctgatcaggtaaacggagttatccgcagtcaaaatcagtgtgccaagaacggcttaacaatcggtatcaggtgcctaggagaagtaagcaccccctgttgaccggtcacacccgccgtgagccctatatcctgatcaggtaaacggagttatccgcagtcaaaatcagtgtgccaagaacggcttaacaatcggtatgaaacacgtcagacagcatttgacccaatgcgaggttgtattgacaaactagatcgttataacgatcatagaatttgcgaaatgctgacttcaatcgagactgttgaaatccctgtaccatgaacttgtttgtcagtagcttacctcgatttaaaaactgactatacccagaacaagctcttgcatatcgaatcagttgagatatatgaacaccatatgcaggtgataatggaatattgctacacaaatatgggaagttgacgatggagaagctgaaatcatcccgtttgtcataaagttgagttgttagtttgccattaatatctactttcaataaagtatCGAAGTACGAAGGAAATGTGGACgaatctgtggtgtcttttatttcgagttcacagggatatatcgaatcgacatatgaatgaaaatggttaTTGTTGATCGAGAAACGTCGTCATTTTATCTAAATTCGAGTTGAAGAATTTGTTTTCTCATGTTGCTCTGCTTCAttaaggagcacaatttgtgcccatggaaattccaatagactgttggaagacttgatcgcCAACGACTACGAAGACATTGTCagtgaggaactccagcatatttttttttatttcaaggtAAGAATATTTGTGCAcggaatcagaatggtgtttaacaaagtaatgttttggatgactgatcactagaaatggatatttcctttttccattgtTGTTGAAGATTCtactgtctataatgtcaaaaagtctagtctttatttatcgtgaggaatggtgatgtaaagtgttgaaaagtcgtacgttttgatgttaatttgaaaaaagttttgcactttcaaatttactaaaagttctttataatttttttttagaatcgaaacttgatttacaccacttctggcatatgttgtggcatagcacgtttgaagtttcttcatcacagctgttaacattttcgcgAGGGGCAAAAATAGAGGCTTAatagaacatttactgaatcctgcaatgtatctttgtaagggtttttgcgaagtttaggaatccagtataggaaTGGTACAGTATGCCATCTTTTATCTAAAAATGGAAACAGAAGgaacaattttgaatatttacattatagAAAAAGCATTATTGTAAGAACACGTGTTTGGTTTTCAAAAGTATGAAATtgtacttatacatatactacACTAAGTTCTAAGTCCTTTATAATACAGATATTACTTGTAgacaaatgcaaggtgaagataacgaacagtgatcaatctcaaaactcctacaagcaatacaaaatagatagttgggcaaacacggacccctggacacaccagaggtgggatcaggtacctaggaggagtaattaGATATAATTAGATAATACTTATAAATGCAGGTGTTTAGAAATGCAAATGTGGTTAATATACAGTATGAAAGCGAAAGAAAGTTATTTCTAAACATATAAAAGTCTTTTCCCGGAGATTTTATGTTTGCTTTTTATAGGTTTTTATTCCAGTTTCTGGTTGATCTATTTTGGATGTTTATATTACAATTTGCAGATAAGGTAAATTGATTTATAAAAAATGGAACACGAATATTATTTGATTGTGGGTTTTCATGGATTATAGACACAAAACATGCGTCAGAAATGTGGATAATATGTCATATACAGCTGTAGTTGATGAAGATAATGAAACAACAAGAAAACACATATGAGCTTTATTGTTCTGGATCTATGTCACGTGTAATTCCGATTTTTTTTCTGGGCTGACAATGTGGTGCTTGCTACTCCGACTGTTGAAAACCTATAacaaaagatgaagataacaaacagtgatcaatctcataactcctataaggaatacaaaatagagagttgggcaaagacggacccattgatataccagaggtgggatcaggtgccaaggagtaagcatcccttgtcgatcgatcacatccgccgtgagccctatatcttgatccgGTAAACGACATAATCTGTAGTCATaatcaaaattctaaaatgaagtcagccattatgatgatgtagagtacatccttaaTGATATACGTATTTCATtaataatcaatgaaattaatcgTATTAATAACAGCAAttatttaatttcaatattttcatttcagaacTTTCATACGTGTTTTTATAAGGAATTATTCTAACAAAACAATGataaaaaagaagaatttttcATTTCCCCACAAGCGCTTTCTAACATAATCACAATTAGACCGGCTTCTCCTCTTGTAATCGTGATGATAAAATGAATATACCAAATCGAAACGTAAGCAgacatataatgaaattcacaaGGACAGAGAATGCATTTTATGTTCCGATTTTATTTCCCTAAAACCGTGTACTTTCGTTGAAAATTTTTGACAATATCTTATTTCTTTGTCATCTGTCtcagttttgaaaattctttCCCCGCAAGAAATACAAGTTACGCTTTAAAGACGGTCGAAGGTATTTTTGAAAGACAGTTGCAATTTTCCGTGATTTCCAGCAAAATGGTCTATAAATCTGTCTAGGAGTTTGAATAATGTTATACAAAACTCCAACCTAGCATATATTTTTCTCACTGATTTTGGAATTCTAGAAAATTATCATTGGTGAAGAAAATGTACTATACGTTAAAAAGTACTATACGTCATTTCCATAGCAAACTAGGTTATTTTTTTGTTAGATATCACATATCGTTGGTTTACTTGGATTTTACGCTACTTAAAGATTTTGTCCTTTGAGCAGTTTCGTAAGAAATTATTACTCGGTGCATTaaataacacacaaaatatAACTTGTATAATTCTAATGTGTGGGAAATCTTTAAAGCGCTGCACAGCTAGGATTCTCAGCTGAAGCGGAACAGTGACAACATTTTATACGACAAAGAAAATCGAAACTTATCTAAATCTGGATGGATTACGATATACCTGATTAACTTTCCTATTTTTGTTAGTAGTGTCCGTGCTGGTATGTTTCGAACAGTGATTCAGCATTAACCTTTTGCATGTGTTGTAAGAATATTCTGAGGTTTGAGACTACTTTGATTGGAGGTGTGGCCGTCATAAGCATTTAATTACAGTCAATATTAAGCAGCGGTGATTCTCGATTTCTTCATAGGTGAAAGGATTTTATCTAGAAAATGCATGGCGACTGCATTTGTAACAAAGTAGAAAATAACAGGCATTCCTAAAACCTTCCAAAGGTAAGATGTACTAGTATTG contains:
- the LOC125683795 gene encoding uncharacterized protein LOC125683795; its protein translation is MATNITDEDSESPFSTPERGHVAITTEDEPHTFLVDDPVFIVITLVLLCLGMVFLVREIFSRMKNRRYRHHRHPDRGDSQRAQRVLQTPSDDPPPYPGKYSKTNINYLPSYDSAIKMAPELRICDNTGMTLSTQFCDENDTSDYNDISNEETQNLQEDSSDRNVCLSSPISPGLLADHEFQYTRTLTGLQQGFQ